A part of Aegilops tauschii subsp. strangulata cultivar AL8/78 chromosome 2, Aet v6.0, whole genome shotgun sequence genomic DNA contains:
- the LOC109750066 gene encoding uncharacterized protein, which produces MAPRLPLLWARGRRLLLLAVVLSQLGALSCQTLRGSVTCLDCPAGHHLSGVVVTVECSGGAGPHVVARTDGGGNFGVAVPESVLASRCPARVLGGTEQLCAPRRLTVARVVVAGRPGSYALGSRLAVFTRCGGAVATMSAGGSGGQTSPPRLAPRLPSPSLPPFVGRASPPYGLGIPLIYVFPFIPIIGIP; this is translated from the exons ATGGCTCCTCGTCTCCCTCTGCTCTGGGCTcgtggccgccgcctcctccttctCGCCGTCGTGCTCTCCCAGCTCGGCGCGCTCTCGTGCCAGACCCTCCGCGGCTCCGTCACCTGCCTCGACTGCCCCGCGGGCCACCACCTCTCCG GTGTGGTCGTGACGGTGGAAtgcagcggcggcgcgggcccGCACGTTGTGGCGCGGACGGACGGCGGCGGAAACTTCGGCGTGGCAGTGCCCGAGTCGGTGCTGGCCTCGCGGTGCCCGGCTAGGGTCCTCGGCGGCACGGAGCAGCTCTGCGCGCCGCGGAGGCTCACGGTCGCGCGTGTCGTCGTTGCTGGGCGGCCTGGCTCATACGCGCTGGGATCGCGCCTCGCCGTCTTCACAAGGTGCGGAGGAGCCGTCGCGACGATGTCCGCCGGTGGCAGCGGCGGTCAGACGTCACCCCCGAGGCTTGCTCCACGGTTGCCCTCGCCCAGCCTGCCGCCGTTCGTTGGACGCGCCAGCCCGCCATACGGCCTGGGCATCCCTC